The Nostoc sp. 'Peltigera membranacea cyanobiont' N6 genome contains the following window.
CCTGAAGAAGTTGCTGGGATGGTGCGCTTTCTCGCCGCCGATCCCGCCGCTAACTACATCACCGGACAGGTTTTTAATGTCGATGGTGGCATGGTAATGGCCTAAGTTAAGTAGGTTAGGGCAGGGAGCAGGGGGAAAAAGGGTTTGAGCCTTATTTACTTTTCTTAACACAGTTTGGTTTTATTGTGCCAACTTACTTACTGCTGAGTTAATAGTCATCAAAGGATGCAGGGGATTCGACCCCGGATTGAAGCTACTGTTGCGTTTGCTTACCGCTTTCTTACGAGAGTTCAGTGGGGGTCTTAAACCCTTGCTATCTCTGCCTCCTGCCTTATAAGTCAATACAGTTCAGTTAAGCATTTCTTCCTTCTCTTTCTTTGCGTCCTTTGCGCCCTTTGCGGTTCGTTAAAAAATTGACTTTGACCAAGAGTTTTAGCCTTAACTGAACAGTATTGCCTTATCAGTCAGTTATGTATCGAACAGCTTGAATTTTTGGTTGACTGAATCAAACAATTTTGGATTTTGCTTTCATACAGAGAATCAAGCATAGTAGGGCTAGCATTGTAATGCCTACCCTACAAGCAACTAAGGCTGTTGGCGTATCCTTTGCCAGACAGTAAAACCCAAAAGCAGGATAATACTACTAGCAGTAGTCACCATCACAGCCAAACTCATACCTTGTATTCTCATTGCCAGCAAGTTGAAAACTAAGGTAATCGACCAAAGCGTAAACGCAGCATGGCGCTGGGAGAGTCCCCAAGCAAGTAAACGGTGGTGCAAATGGTCTTTGCCAGGAGTACTGAGAGGGTTATTTCCTGCTAGTAACCGCCGCACAAATACCTGAGTGGTGTCTAGCACTGGCAATAATAGAAATAAAACTGTGGGAATTAGTGCATAAACTGTGTTTTGTTGGAGTTTACCTAAAATACTAGTTGCTGCCAGTACATAGCCAAAAAAGTACGCTCCGGCATCACCCATAATAATTCGTGATGGATGGAAGTTATGGCGCAAAAAGCCTAATGCAGCACCTCCCAAGGCTGCGAGTACCAAAATTGCCGCCGCACGATTGTTAAATTGGGCTGCAACGCCCAACAAACTCATGGCGGTAATAAAGCTAATTCCTCCTGCCAAGCCATCCATACCATCCATCAAGTTGATGGCGTTGGTAATCCCTACTACCCACAGTACTGTTAGCAACATGGACAGAAGCGAGTCGATGGGAGTGCCAAACAGGACTTTGACGCTGATGCCATTAGCTACTAATAACAGTGCCGTGACAATTTGCGCCCACAATCGAACAGAGGGCGGTAAGCCGAACTGATCGTCGATAAAGCCCACAAGGACTAATATCGA
Protein-coding sequences here:
- a CDS encoding MraY family glycosyltransferase, which translates into the protein MNLDNSLKSLGIADPSGTGWLAVVFTFLLAWVVTWRLIPTIRKFALRVGWADQPNARRLNREPLPNAGGLAIYAGVIAALVLASLLRPIELQNVLAQVLTILLGGSILVLVGFIDDQFGLPPSVRLWAQIVTALLLVANGISVKVLFGTPIDSLLSMLLTVLWVVGITNAINLMDGMDGLAGGISFITAMSLLGVAAQFNNRAAAILVLAALGGAALGFLRHNFHPSRIIMGDAGAYFFGYVLAATSILGKLQQNTVYALIPTVLFLLLPVLDTTQVFVRRLLAGNNPLSTPGKDHLHHRLLAWGLSQRHAAFTLWSITLVFNLLAMRIQGMSLAVMVTTASSIILLLGFTVWQRIRQQP